A single genomic interval of Rhododendron vialii isolate Sample 1 chromosome 3a, ASM3025357v1 harbors:
- the LOC131320175 gene encoding protein argonaute 2-like, with the protein MDRNRNSYNNNNNHRGTGNPGRGRGRGHNGDGGGRGGGTGWGGPALSGGQQWADGYGSQVAPGGGSYRPQQQQTGGQMGHGGGSYRPQQQQQTGGQGVGPARAESVGGGGGVWSGRPGLHTQSQSQALLPGGSYRPQHQQNGGQGAGPTRGPEIEVNGSGGHGSGRGGGGVWSGKPGLHTQATTQSQPRALPRLHTQATTQSEPRALPDIESLQISEKKPPLALSEETENRIVPINRPDRGGTVAAWEVGLLANHFLVSFKPEGTILHYDVNVKPQMSRGPQRTKNFIPKMDHRRILDKLFSDDRTRLPDQKTAYDGRRFIFSKVPLPTGQFGGEDMENHNSPVFTTTLVKKLSYAKLENYISGNHRDDPRDILQGMDSVMKENPSSHRISVGRSFYSNQFRPSDDLKCGVAAFRGFQQSLKPTSQGLALCLDHEAMPFCKQISVIDFLKENVRGFHEVKDMLKLKKDVEKALRGLKVYVTHRDTMQKFQIAGLSDRRTRDISFPLEDLEQKGPPRKIGLLEYFWEKYKKKIMFDDIPSLDLGKANYVPMEFCTLVEGQRYPKEKLPRDKGLLLKKLSMPPPEERKRIICEIVQADDGPCGNVVTNFEIAVDEKMTTVVGRVLAPPALKLRTPTGKPRVIRVDRDPRCQWNLLGNSGNSVVEGKPLKRWALIDFTASDCSRLNAGLFKKNLINKCSDLGIPVMEPVVSRLTSMRDLSSVFETQELLDSVVKEANGKCNGRLQLFVCVMSEKHDRGKKFLKWVSETKIGIMTQCCLVGHANNPNTRESDQYLANLALKINAKLGGTNVELAERLPGFPGEEHVMFIGADVNHPGPGNATCPSFAAVVATTNWPAVSRYVTRICPQEHRNERIVDFGATCLDLVNTYARLNKVKPKKIVVFRDGVSEGQFDMVLNKELQDMKRAIYEDDYRPTITLIVARKRHLTRIFVENVRDAGRSGNVPPGTVVDTKIVHPFHFDFYLCSQYGVIGTSKAALYSVLWDEHNFTSDQIQKLVYHLCFTSARCTKPVSLVPPVFYADLVAYRGRMYHEVAMELQPQTAASSSSTSAALLNEGLYKVHPDLKNELFFV; encoded by the exons ATGGATAGAAATAGAAACagttacaacaacaacaacaaccaccgTGGAACCGGAAATCCCGGCCGAGGCCGTGGTCGCGGCCACAACGGCGACGGCGGAGGGAGAGGAGGGGGTACGGGTTGGGGTGGTCCGGCCCTGTCCGGTGGCCAACAGTGGGCCGATGGATACGGTAGTCAGGTGGCTCCGGGCGGGGGATCTTACAGGCCACAGCAACAGCAGACTGGTGGCCAGATGGGCCATGGTGGTGGGTCCTACAGGccacaacagcagcagcagaccGGTGGTCAAGGTGTGGGTCCCGCGAGGGCGGAGTCcgttggaggaggaggaggggtgtGGAGTGGGAGACCCGGTCTTCATACTCAATCTCAGTCCCAGGCTCTTCTTCCTGGTGGGTCCTACAGGCCGCAACATCAGCAGAATGGTGGTCAAGGTGCTGGTCCTACCAGGGGGCCGGAAATTGAAGTGAATGGAAGCGGTGGGCATGGCAgtggaagaggaggagggggagtGTGGAGCGGGAAACCTGGTCTTCACACTCAAGCTACTACTCAATCTCAGCCTCGAGCTCTTCCTCGTCTTCATACTCAAGCTACTACTCAATCTGAGCCTCGAGCTCTTCCTG ATATTGAGTCTTTGcaaatttctgaaaaaaagCCTCCACTCGCTCTTTCTGAAGAAACAGAGAATAGAATTGTGCCCATAAACCGGCCTGACAGAGGGGGAACAGTTGCTGCCTGGGAGGTCGGGCTCTTGGCCAACCATTTTCTGGTGAGTTTCAAGCCAGAAGGCACCATATTGCACTATGATGTCAATGTCAAACCACAAATGTCTCGTGGCCCACAACGTACAAAGAATTTTATACCAAAAATGGATCATCGTCGGATATTGGACAAGCTTTTCTCTGATGACCGCACCCGATTACCGGACCAAAAGACTGCTTATGATGGAAGGAGATTCATCTTCAGTAAAGTGCCACTGCCCACTGGGCAGTTTGGTGGGGAAGACATGGAGAATCACAACTCTCCTGTATTCACTACTACGTTAGTGAAAAAGCTGAGTTATGCCAAGCTAGAAAATTACATAAGTGGAAATCACCGTGATGATCCCCGCGATATTTTGCAAGGAATGGATTCGGTTATGAAGGAGAATCCATCTAGCCATAGGATCTCTGTTGGTCGGAGCTTCTATTCTAATCAATTCAGACCATCAGATGACCTTAAGTGCGGGGTTGCCGCTTTCAGAGGGTTCCAACAGAGCCTGAAGCCCACTTCTCAGGGTCTAGCCTTATGTTTGGACCATGAAGCGATGCCATTCTGCAAGCAGATCTCAGTCATAGACTTCCTTAAGGAGAATGTCCGGGGTTTCCATGAAGTAAAAGATATGTTGAAGTTGAAAAAAGATGTGGAAAAAGCATTAAGAGGGCTGAAAGTCTACGTAACTCATCGCGACACAATGCAGAAGTTCCAGATAGCTGGGCTGTCCGATCGTCGGACACGAGATATTTCATTCCCTCTAGAAGATCTAGAGCAAAAGGGGCCACCAAGGAAAATTGGACTTTTGGAATATTTCTGGGAGAAATATAAGAAGAAGATAATGTTTGATGATATTCCCTCTTTGGATCTGGGAAAAGCCAATTATGTTCCTATGGAATTCTGTACTTTGGTGGAGGGTCAGAGGTACCCCAAGGAGAAGTTGCCAAGAGATAAAGGCTTGTTGTTAAAAAAGTTATCAATGCCTCCAccagaggagagaaagagaattaTCTGTGAGATTGTGCAAGCCGACGATGGACCTTGCGG AAATGTTGTTACGAATTTTGAAATTGCAGTTGATGAGAAGATGACTACAGTAGTAGGCCGTGTCCTGGCGCCACCTGCTTTGAAGCTCCGTACTCCCACCGGCAAACCGCGAGTAATTAGAGTTGACAGGGATCCGAGATGCCAGTGGAACCTACTTGGGAATTCTGGGAATTCAGTTGTGGAAGGCAAGCCGCTCAAGCGGTGGGCCTTGATAGATTTCACTGCAAGCGACTGTTCTAGACTGAATGCTggtctttttaaaaagaatttgatAAATAAATGCAGTGATCTAGGAATCCCTGTGATGGAGCCAGTGGTGTCTCGTCTCACGAGCATGCGTGACTTGTCTTCTGTTTTTGAAACTCAAGAATTACTCGATAGTGTTGTGAAGGAGGCAAACGGGAAATGCAACGGCCGTTTGCAGCTTTTTGTATGTGTAATGTCTGAAAAGCACGACCGCGGCAAAAAGTTTCTGAAATGGGTCTCCGAGACAAAGATTGGAATCATGACTCAATGTTGCTTGGTCGGTCATGCCAACAACCCCAACACCAGAGAGAGCGACCAGTATCTTGCAAACCTCGCTCTGAAAATTAATGCTAAGCTTGGCGGTACCAATGTGGAACTAGCAGAACGGCTCCCTGGTTTCCCAGGCGAAGAACATGTCATGTTTATAGGCGCTGATGTCAACCACCCTGGGCCAGGAAACGCAACGTGTCCATCTTTTGCTGCAGTGGTTGCTACCACCAACTGGCCTGCCGTTAGCCGCTATGTTACCCGTATCTGCCCCCAGGAACACCGGAACGAGAGGATTGTTGATTTTGGGGCCACATGTTTGGATCTAGTCAACACTTATGCTCGCCTCAACAAGGTCAAGCCGAAGAAAATTGTGGTTTTCCGCGATGGGGTTAGTGAAGGCCAGTTTGATATGGTTCTCAACAAAGAGTTGCAAGATATGAAGAGGGCCATTTACGAAGATGATTATCGCCCAACCATCACGCTCATTGTCGCCCGGAAGCGTCACCTGACTCGAATTTTTGTCGAGAACGTGAGGGACGCGGGTCGTTCTGGAAATGTGCCTCCGGGAACCGTGGTGGACACAAAGATCGTTCATCCCTTCCACTTTGATTTCTATCTCTGCAGCCAGTATGGCGTGATTGGGACGAGCAAGGCGGCGCTCTACAGTGTTCTCTGGGATGAGCATAACTTCACCTCGGACCAGATACAGAAGctggtataccacctttgtttCACCTCTGCTCGTTGCACCAAGCCGGTCTCGCTTGTTCCTCCGGTCTTCTATGCTGATCTTGTTGCGTATAGGGGACGAATGTACCATGAGGTGGCCATGGAGTTGCAACCTCAGACTGCTgcttcatcatcatcaacatCTGCTGCTTTACTGAATGAAGGGTTATACAAAGTGCACCCGGACCTCAAAAAcgaattgttttttgtttaa